One genomic segment of Bacteroidota bacterium includes these proteins:
- a CDS encoding PSD1 and planctomycete cytochrome C domain-containing protein has protein sequence MQNRAPRMKLPLTVLLLFAVVASGAFLFGKSGEPELPEIVDYNEHIKPLLSANCYVCHGPDISSREAGLRLDLRDSAMVELEGGVRALVPGNSNESALIQRVVAHDPEERMPPPELKKVLSDHEVGLLRKWIDQGAAYKPHWALVPPEKQRPPRVRRSWEVENEIDRFVLASLEDKRLAPAPKASKETLIRRLSFVLTGLPPSPEGVQAFLEDESPDAYDRLVDRLLDSPHFGERWARHWMDLVRYANTRGHEFDYPVIGANTYRDYLIRAFNTDLPYDELVKEHLAGDLLEKPRVHPVDGFNESAIGTVFYGLGEGKHSPVDTRIEESDRNDIIIDVTSKTFQGLTVSCAKCHDHKFDPIPTTDYYALYGMIRSSRYAVRANVTPEVIDQATALSTLHDAVRRTVADVWREQPLADAIAVEAVKEVLTVPDTPAFEVLGDFTAGTYDMWRPQGLAFESKPVAGMPVFEAGALSGLAPPSVSSATRSSRLFGALRSPDFELNHNYITVRAAGHQASIRVIMDNFQLIQYPIYGGLEAAVDTTVLQDYVFDVKMWKGKKVYLEMLPGSYKRQHFEKADTAYIEAVYAVAHDEESPALHALINTTEVVSSEHIRATISNWEAGSADEDNVALLNGLLQQGTLPRVHADTTPLLADLRADIAAAKTALPASNIYMGVIDGDGADHPVFIRGAVASPSETLVARRSLTLLDSLQTPYDTDGSGRLHFAESLLAPDNPLTSRVMVNRLWHYVFGKGIVETVDNFGVQGKYPSHPALLDNLAIQFMQEGWSIKQMLRHMVRSNTFQRATVASSKSQEIDPENIYLQHYPVRRIEAEAIRDAMLVASGRFNPEMFGEDIPVHLTEFMEGRGRPAASGPLDGDGRRSIYLSVRRNFLQPFMLVFDMPIPFTSFGKRNTSNVPAQSLTLLNDPFVYDQAGHWAREIIALKDLDTAQRIRLIYQRAFARVPTPEEVENALAFLQAQARTYALDAGMIDAESTLNDERLWQDFCHTIFNMKEFIHLV, from the coding sequence ATGCAAAACCGTGCGCCCAGGATGAAGCTACCCCTGACTGTTCTGCTACTGTTTGCTGTTGTGGCAAGTGGTGCTTTCCTGTTTGGGAAGTCTGGCGAACCGGAGCTTCCCGAGATTGTAGATTACAACGAGCACATCAAGCCCCTGCTATCTGCAAATTGTTACGTATGCCATGGGCCCGATATCAGCTCTCGGGAAGCCGGACTACGCCTCGATTTACGCGATAGTGCAATGGTTGAACTAGAGGGTGGCGTGCGTGCCCTGGTGCCGGGCAATAGCAACGAAAGCGCCCTGATTCAGCGTGTTGTTGCCCACGATCCTGAAGAACGAATGCCGCCGCCTGAGCTCAAAAAAGTGCTATCGGATCACGAAGTGGGCCTGCTGCGAAAATGGATTGACCAGGGGGCGGCGTATAAACCGCATTGGGCACTCGTGCCTCCAGAAAAACAGCGCCCCCCTCGGGTACGTCGCAGTTGGGAAGTTGAGAATGAAATTGACCGGTTTGTGTTGGCCTCGTTGGAAGACAAGCGGCTCGCGCCGGCGCCAAAAGCCAGCAAAGAAACGCTAATTCGCCGGCTATCTTTTGTATTAACCGGACTCCCGCCCTCCCCGGAAGGTGTGCAGGCATTTCTTGAAGACGAATCGCCGGATGCGTACGATCGCCTGGTTGATCGCCTGTTGGATTCCCCGCATTTTGGAGAGCGTTGGGCCCGGCATTGGATGGACCTTGTCCGGTATGCCAATACGCGCGGCCATGAGTTTGACTACCCCGTGATTGGTGCCAACACATACCGCGATTACCTGATCCGCGCTTTCAATACCGACTTGCCTTACGACGAACTGGTAAAAGAGCATCTGGCCGGCGATCTGCTAGAAAAACCGCGCGTGCACCCCGTTGACGGATTTAACGAATCTGCGATTGGCACTGTGTTCTACGGGCTTGGGGAAGGCAAACACAGTCCTGTTGATACACGCATCGAAGAAAGCGATCGCAACGATATCATTATCGATGTCACCTCGAAGACGTTTCAGGGGCTGACGGTTTCATGCGCAAAATGCCACGACCACAAATTCGACCCGATTCCAACGACAGATTATTATGCCCTCTACGGGATGATAAGAAGCTCGCGGTACGCTGTACGCGCGAACGTTACACCTGAAGTCATCGACCAGGCTACAGCGCTTTCCACATTGCATGACGCAGTGCGGCGAACCGTGGCTGATGTGTGGCGCGAACAACCGCTTGCTGACGCCATTGCGGTCGAAGCCGTCAAAGAAGTGCTGACAGTACCGGATACGCCGGCCTTTGAAGTGTTGGGAGATTTTACTGCGGGGACTTACGATATGTGGCGTCCTCAAGGGCTCGCGTTTGAAAGCAAGCCGGTTGCCGGGATGCCTGTGTTTGAAGCTGGCGCATTGTCCGGCCTTGCACCACCATCCGTTTCCAGTGCTACCCGATCAAGCCGGCTCTTTGGTGCGTTGCGTTCTCCGGATTTTGAACTGAACCACAATTACATCACCGTTCGTGCTGCCGGCCATCAGGCCAGTATTCGTGTTATTATGGATAATTTCCAGTTGATCCAGTATCCCATATATGGCGGATTGGAAGCAGCTGTTGATACAACCGTTTTGCAGGACTACGTGTTTGATGTGAAGATGTGGAAAGGCAAGAAGGTGTACCTGGAAATGTTGCCGGGGAGCTATAAACGCCAGCATTTTGAAAAGGCTGATACCGCATACATTGAAGCAGTATATGCGGTGGCACACGATGAAGAATCTCCCGCTTTGCATGCGTTGATCAATACAACGGAGGTTGTTTCGTCAGAGCATATCCGCGCCACCATCAGCAACTGGGAGGCGGGCAGTGCAGACGAGGACAATGTGGCATTACTCAACGGATTACTACAGCAGGGTACACTCCCCCGGGTGCATGCAGATACCACGCCGCTGCTGGCTGATCTGCGTGCCGACATTGCAGCCGCAAAAACGGCACTGCCGGCTTCAAACATTTATATGGGTGTGATTGACGGCGATGGCGCGGATCATCCTGTGTTTATCCGTGGAGCAGTCGCTTCTCCCAGTGAAACGCTGGTTGCCCGGCGAAGCCTCACGCTCCTCGATAGTTTGCAAACGCCATACGATACCGATGGCAGCGGCCGGCTACATTTTGCTGAGTCCTTGCTGGCACCCGATAACCCCCTCACCTCCCGCGTGATGGTAAACCGCCTCTGGCACTACGTGTTTGGAAAAGGCATCGTAGAGACCGTTGACAATTTTGGTGTCCAGGGTAAATACCCCTCACATCCTGCGCTATTGGATAATCTGGCGATTCAGTTTATGCAAGAAGGCTGGTCGATCAAACAAATGCTCCGACACATGGTGCGGTCCAATACATTCCAGCGCGCAACGGTAGCTTCGTCCAAATCCCAGGAAATAGACCCCGAAAATATATACCTGCAGCACTACCCTGTGCGGCGGATAGAGGCAGAGGCCATTCGAGACGCTATGCTAGTTGCTTCAGGTCGATTTAATCCAGAGATGTTTGGTGAAGATATTCCCGTTCATCTCACCGAATTTATGGAAGGTCGGGGGCGGCCGGCTGCTTCAGGGCCGCTTGATGGTGATGGACGGCGTAGCATCTACCTGTCTGTTCGCCGCAACTTCCTCCAGCCGTTTATGCTTGTGTTCGATATGCCCATTCCGTTCACTTCGTTTGGGAAACGCAATACGAGTAATGTGCCGGCGCAATCGCTCACCCTGCTAAACGATCCTTTTGTATATGATCAGGCCGGGCACTGGGCCAGAGAAATTATTGCGCTAAAAGACCTGGACACAGCGCAGCGAATACGGTTGATTTATCAACGCGCGTTTGCGCGGGTGCCCACACCTGAGGAAGTTGAAAACGCCCTTGCTTTCCTCCAGGCACAGGCGCGCACCTACGCGTTAGACGCAGGGATGATAGATGCTGAAAGTACGCTGAACGATGAACGGTTGTGGCAGGACTTCTGCCATACCATTTTCAATATGAAAGAATTTATTCACCTGGTTTAG
- a CDS encoding ATP-binding protein: MDRNLKRKNVRRRFRFSRLSLKLASWIGLVAFVVSMLVHLIADAYPVWSHIVFPLLLAGAAYWISHQLLVTRITLARTTLKQVRKHKFENLEKAHLPRGDELNALNWQVYRTGLAMEKELNELKKIEDYRREFLGNVSHELKTPIFTIQGFAETLLDGALTDDRVNERFLTKILANTKRLRNLANDLVEISRIETGELEMVMRPFRLSDVVNEVSDELEQFAESKNVTLYHKIPATLPKILGDKARISQVMINLVDNAIKYSNPAGSVEIVARATAGGRIKVTVADDGIGIAPQHVPRLTERFYRVDKSRSREQGGTGLGLAIVKHILGAHGSEMVIDSKQNAGSTFGFTLQPVETEPAAPVSN; this comes from the coding sequence ATGGACCGTAATCTCAAGCGTAAAAATGTACGGCGGCGGTTCCGGTTTAGCCGACTTTCGCTGAAGCTTGCGAGCTGGATTGGTCTGGTCGCTTTCGTTGTTTCAATGCTGGTGCATCTTATTGCAGATGCGTATCCGGTTTGGAGTCACATCGTTTTTCCACTGCTGCTAGCCGGCGCTGCCTATTGGATTTCCCATCAACTCCTGGTAACCCGTATCACGCTGGCACGAACGACCCTCAAGCAGGTTCGGAAACACAAATTTGAGAACCTTGAAAAGGCACACTTGCCGCGGGGAGATGAGCTGAATGCGCTGAACTGGCAGGTCTATCGTACCGGCCTCGCGATGGAAAAGGAGTTGAACGAGCTCAAAAAGATTGAAGATTATCGCCGGGAGTTCCTCGGCAATGTCTCGCACGAACTAAAAACACCCATCTTTACAATTCAAGGGTTTGCCGAAACACTGTTGGATGGCGCGCTTACAGACGACCGTGTCAACGAACGCTTTCTCACCAAGATTCTGGCAAATACCAAGCGGCTTCGCAATCTGGCAAACGACCTTGTGGAGATTTCTCGCATCGAAACTGGCGAACTGGAAATGGTGATGCGTCCTTTTCGGCTCTCGGATGTTGTTAATGAAGTGTCAGATGAGCTCGAACAATTTGCTGAATCAAAAAATGTAACCCTTTACCATAAAATTCCTGCTACACTGCCGAAGATTTTGGGTGATAAAGCAAGAATTAGCCAGGTAATGATTAATTTGGTTGACAATGCAATCAAGTATAGCAACCCCGCCGGCTCTGTTGAAATTGTTGCGAGGGCTACTGCTGGAGGGCGCATCAAAGTGACCGTTGCTGACGATGGCATTGGCATTGCACCGCAACATGTCCCACGTTTGACTGAACGGTTTTATCGGGTGGATAAAAGCCGGTCGCGCGAGCAGGGTGGTACAGGTTTGGGTCTGGCGATTGTAAAGCATATCTTGGGAGCCCACGGGTCGGAAATGGTCATCGACAGTAAACAGAATGCAGGCTCTACGTTTGGTTTTACCTTGCAGCCTGTTGAAACAGAGCCGGCCGCTCCTGTCTCCAACTAA
- a CDS encoding DUF1501 domain-containing protein, producing the protein MTRREMLTLCRNGFGSMALMGLMGSTAMGCRPEDAIRQMAGAEMPMAPKLANFAPQARSVIFLYMDGGVSQVDSFDPKPRLDREHGENPYDKFKVDNTQFNNVGKLLKSPWSFNRYGESGMSVSSLFPHIATCVDDLALIRSMVSSFPEHTNANYFLHTGIGIQGRPSMGAWMTYGLGTENQDLPGYVVLDGGLIPPGGLDNFNSGFLPASFQGSILRAKDQPLSNILPLEADPTQQSNKLALMKRMDKTLMGQLGQADQVEASIANYELAFRMQASVPELADLSSETAATKKLYGFDAPYEHTRGYAAQCLLARRLVERGVRFIELTCPNVGYDRWDQHAQLKKGHELNALAVDQPIAGLIKDLKSRGLFDQTLIVWEGEFGRTPFAQGTDGRDHNPSAFSVWLAGAGIKGGMIYGATDEYGYRVVENPTTIHDLHATMLHLLGVDHQNLTYHFSGRDIRLTDVHGHVIQPILKT; encoded by the coding sequence ATGACGCGGCGTGAAATGTTGACCCTGTGTCGCAATGGGTTTGGCTCAATGGCGTTAATGGGTTTGATGGGCAGCACGGCAATGGGATGCCGGCCCGAAGACGCAATCAGGCAAATGGCAGGCGCTGAGATGCCAATGGCGCCGAAACTTGCGAACTTCGCGCCGCAGGCACGTAGCGTTATTTTTCTCTATATGGATGGTGGGGTTTCCCAGGTTGATTCATTTGACCCGAAACCGCGGCTCGATCGTGAGCATGGTGAAAATCCGTATGATAAATTTAAAGTCGACAACACGCAGTTTAACAACGTCGGCAAACTGTTGAAGAGCCCATGGTCTTTTAATCGATATGGCGAAAGTGGCATGTCCGTCAGTTCGCTCTTCCCACATATCGCCACGTGTGTAGACGACCTTGCACTGATCCGCTCTATGGTGTCCAGCTTCCCGGAGCATACCAACGCCAACTACTTTTTGCATACGGGTATAGGCATTCAGGGCCGGCCAAGTATGGGCGCCTGGATGACGTATGGATTGGGGACTGAAAACCAGGACTTGCCGGGATATGTAGTGCTTGATGGCGGTCTTATTCCACCCGGGGGGCTCGATAACTTTAACAGCGGTTTCCTGCCGGCATCGTTTCAGGGATCGATTTTGCGGGCAAAAGACCAGCCGCTGTCCAATATCCTGCCATTGGAGGCAGATCCGACCCAGCAGTCCAACAAGCTGGCCCTGATGAAGCGCATGGACAAGACCCTGATGGGACAGTTGGGGCAAGCGGATCAGGTTGAGGCATCGATAGCAAACTATGAGCTTGCGTTTCGCATGCAAGCCTCTGTACCAGAACTGGCAGACCTGAGCAGTGAAACGGCTGCTACGAAAAAGTTATATGGATTTGATGCGCCGTATGAGCATACGCGCGGTTACGCTGCGCAATGTTTGCTGGCGCGCCGGCTCGTTGAGCGCGGGGTGCGGTTTATCGAGTTAACGTGTCCGAATGTCGGGTATGATCGCTGGGATCAGCATGCTCAACTCAAAAAAGGGCATGAACTCAACGCATTGGCAGTCGATCAGCCCATTGCCGGGCTAATCAAAGACCTGAAATCTCGCGGCCTGTTTGATCAAACACTCATTGTGTGGGAAGGAGAATTTGGGCGTACCCCTTTTGCACAAGGTACTGATGGCCGCGATCATAATCCTTCTGCATTCAGCGTGTGGCTTGCCGGCGCAGGCATAAAAGGCGGGATGATTTATGGGGCGACAGATGAATACGGATATCGCGTTGTCGAAAATCCTACAACCATCCACGACTTGCATGCAACCATGTTACACCTCCTCGGCGTGGATCATCAGAATCTGACGTACCACTTCAGCGGCAGGGATATTCGACTTACCGACGTACACGGACACGTCATTCAGCCGATTCTGAAAACCTGA
- a CDS encoding PEGA domain-containing protein — translation MNPQEHHTHESTLYGYKLLEIEGKHAAWTTYKATEEASGKQVSALVFDTAVSQNPQMVEALEDYAFQASRLNHVNLQQVITLKNGQDGCMLVKEYVEGTRLDMYLQQKQGINWQHVLRFLKHMLHGLGAAHEAGFMQCVPTPQNVVIARGNTAKLTDMGVQLIIRKHSLLSDDSSVSDNANPYLAPESAKEDLIIPNAASDIYAVGLLGYEMLTGHSPRGQSESNYFVEENLTKALAQPIKQHNKGVPEQFSEIIQKATEHHAIHRFNNAEAMLEALEELTPAAAKPNVVYHKRVQHKRRRFRLSPATVLILTGLAALLGAGYYYKPMLQKQNPFEALNPAAVPQQERPVRTAGPLNEAAAAVPATTRPLTEDAATSATESTPDSANAGNSPAGGTTQDIEENTPAEVLEQTAQAMAAPAEATPLTKEQATVSINTAERVITPEEVAPAEEPQVVEDKAPESAPPAASTQLPFQATTVAALIQEETAEETPVTEPVTSGPSRQALADATATRRTLILTSEPGGAMVSIEGKAMGTTPFQLSNITSEQVDIVLSLPGHKSIREQIDLANDRITELFFDLLPENRPLILNVFPWGNVYLDGELVAERVSGTDTLFIAPENYTLSIEHPSFGVWEQALERGAAAPLSFDVDFTARAAFRIAAYDDNRQTLAGEVFINGHNTRQTTPVTIELPLGKHTIEVRAEGYEPIQITRLIERNSAEPEPIKLQLQRK, via the coding sequence ATGAATCCACAAGAACACCACACACACGAATCCACCCTCTATGGCTACAAGCTGTTAGAGATAGAGGGCAAACATGCTGCCTGGACAACGTACAAGGCAACAGAGGAGGCATCTGGCAAACAGGTTTCTGCGCTGGTATTTGATACTGCTGTCTCACAAAACCCCCAGATGGTTGAGGCGCTGGAAGACTATGCCTTTCAGGCGAGCCGACTCAACCATGTCAATCTGCAGCAGGTCATTACCCTTAAAAACGGCCAGGATGGCTGTATGCTGGTCAAAGAATACGTTGAAGGGACCCGGCTTGATATGTACCTTCAGCAAAAGCAGGGCATCAATTGGCAACATGTACTGCGTTTTCTGAAACACATGCTACATGGGCTCGGAGCCGCACACGAAGCCGGCTTCATGCAATGTGTACCCACACCTCAAAATGTTGTCATCGCACGCGGCAATACGGCAAAACTAACAGACATGGGCGTGCAGCTCATTATCCGTAAACACAGTTTGCTGTCTGACGACAGCAGCGTCAGCGACAATGCAAATCCTTACCTCGCGCCCGAGTCGGCAAAGGAGGATTTGATTATCCCAAATGCGGCCTCCGACATTTATGCAGTAGGATTGCTCGGCTATGAAATGCTGACCGGCCATTCACCGCGCGGGCAAAGTGAATCCAATTACTTTGTTGAAGAAAATCTGACCAAAGCGCTGGCCCAGCCTATCAAGCAACACAACAAGGGCGTCCCGGAGCAGTTCTCAGAAATAATACAGAAAGCAACCGAGCACCACGCCATTCATCGTTTCAACAATGCAGAGGCAATGCTTGAAGCGCTGGAGGAATTGACACCGGCAGCAGCAAAGCCCAATGTGGTCTATCACAAACGCGTGCAGCACAAACGCCGCCGATTTCGGTTGTCACCAGCCACCGTCCTGATTTTGACAGGCCTCGCGGCCTTGCTGGGTGCCGGCTACTACTACAAGCCGATGCTGCAGAAACAGAATCCTTTTGAAGCCCTCAACCCGGCTGCAGTACCTCAACAAGAGCGCCCGGTGCGTACAGCCGGTCCACTTAATGAAGCTGCTGCTGCTGTGCCCGCAACAACGCGCCCGCTCACTGAAGACGCGGCAACCAGCGCAACTGAATCAACGCCAGACAGCGCGAATGCCGGCAATTCACCAGCTGGCGGCACAACACAAGATATTGAAGAAAATACGCCGGCTGAAGTGCTCGAACAAACGGCCCAAGCCATGGCGGCTCCAGCTGAAGCAACACCCTTAACAAAAGAGCAGGCAACTGTTTCCATAAACACAGCTGAGCGTGTAATCACACCGGAAGAAGTTGCGCCAGCAGAAGAGCCACAAGTTGTTGAGGACAAGGCGCCCGAGTCAGCGCCACCAGCAGCCAGTACACAGCTTCCGTTTCAAGCCACAACCGTAGCTGCACTGATCCAGGAAGAAACTGCGGAAGAAACACCCGTAACCGAACCAGTGACTAGCGGCCCATCCAGGCAGGCATTAGCGGATGCAACAGCAACGCGGCGTACCCTGATTCTGACGAGTGAACCTGGTGGCGCGATGGTGTCTATTGAAGGCAAAGCAATGGGGACAACACCTTTCCAGTTGTCGAACATCACCAGCGAGCAAGTAGACATTGTGTTATCCCTGCCGGGGCACAAATCTATTCGCGAACAGATTGATTTGGCGAACGACAGGATAACTGAGCTGTTTTTTGACCTTCTGCCAGAAAATCGTCCCCTCATCCTTAATGTTTTCCCCTGGGGCAATGTATACCTGGATGGAGAACTGGTAGCTGAACGCGTATCAGGGACGGACACCCTGTTTATCGCACCAGAGAACTACACCCTCTCGATTGAACATCCTTCGTTTGGCGTGTGGGAGCAAGCGCTTGAGCGCGGGGCGGCTGCTCCACTTAGCTTTGATGTTGATTTTACAGCACGGGCTGCGTTTCGCATAGCTGCATACGATGACAACAGGCAAACACTGGCCGGCGAGGTCTTTATCAACGGCCACAATACACGGCAAACTACTCCCGTCACTATAGAACTTCCCCTCGGAAAACATACCATTGAGGTAAGGGCTGAAGGATATGAGCCCATACAGATCACACGCCTCATCGAGCGCAACAGCGCAGAACCAGAACCTATAAAGCTCCAACTCCAGAGGAAATAA
- a CDS encoding response regulator transcription factor has product MASSNTHKGQPGLEEGHSILIVDDEDDIIELLQYNLEQEGFKTAAATNGIEGIELARNMKPDLVILDIMMPGMDGIEVCRRLRQDAYLMHTPILMLTARTEEEIQVQGLDVGADIYFSKPISIPVLFSQIRALLRGANRNDTKPQQLSIHNLQIDRDRYLVNMHEEGGSQEIRLPRKEFELLYFIASHPGKVFSRQELLDQVWGHEVYVVDRTVDVHVRKIREKLGNDYIETVKGVGYKFLA; this is encoded by the coding sequence TTGGCATCTTCCAATACCCACAAAGGACAACCTGGTCTCGAAGAGGGACATTCTATTCTGATTGTCGATGATGAAGACGATATCATTGAACTACTCCAGTATAACCTTGAGCAGGAGGGGTTTAAAACGGCCGCTGCTACAAATGGTATCGAAGGAATTGAATTGGCGCGCAACATGAAGCCGGATCTTGTGATTCTGGATATCATGATGCCTGGCATGGATGGCATAGAAGTATGTCGCCGGCTGCGCCAGGATGCGTACCTGATGCATACCCCGATTCTGATGCTCACGGCGCGTACAGAAGAAGAAATTCAGGTGCAGGGACTGGATGTTGGCGCTGATATTTATTTTTCCAAGCCGATATCCATCCCCGTACTCTTTAGCCAGATTCGTGCCCTGTTGCGTGGTGCAAATCGTAACGACACGAAACCTCAGCAGCTTTCTATACACAACTTGCAAATTGATCGAGATCGATACCTGGTCAATATGCACGAAGAGGGAGGCAGCCAGGAAATTCGGTTGCCCCGGAAAGAATTTGAACTACTCTATTTCATTGCATCCCACCCGGGCAAGGTTTTTTCCCGTCAGGAATTGCTCGATCAGGTATGGGGACACGAAGTTTATGTAGTCGACCGTACGGTAGATGTGCACGTGCGGAAGATTAGGGAAAAGCTCGGAAATGATTATATTGAAACCGTAAAAGGCGTCGGTTATAAGTTTCTGGCTTAA
- a CDS encoding FlgD immunoglobulin-like domain containing protein produces the protein MLRPLLLASLLCVPGFAARAAAPAWHFVSHTAAPPVTNTEDPKTTTPTATQTPVVVNSLPDIAYSLTAGSFTINLTEVFEDTDGGALSFSAISNNRNVATTEVAGNILTVTPLSLGSCRIRATARDNDNGKADDTFTLIINSNQPPSFAPEAEFNKQVLVSNAEPTAIDLSGLFIDPDGDNLVYAAESEDNEIATVEINDETLQLNPGQPGETRISLSANDQNGGILLATFAVEVILGYPATMAVDIGITFGDYRDQGNYRLLALPGNQSIFLGNLIEGDANKDWVAYAPDTSNTGRLVPFERSPSFVLNPGSGLWLLSKSDWEQREVIVETVPLTSEGVFEIPLRAGWNIISNPLDQNIPWSIVAAYNGVSQDIWRWKQGYRVVNTFYSTLNEAEAFYFNNVEGLESLKLPYSFQTAAASKSETRYGQQATGIQQPAIILEATHGPSSASAGVQIVHAPEAEDGFDGRDKYAPPVYFDAFSLLIAPAHPDFAQQKLAVEARSTSNEAQLYDLELTAPEAGPVTLQLSGTFDEDVVLVNRLDTQHYRLKDDPLPTLHLEEQVTPFTLLVGGRDAVEEALRSLKPSIYSLKPNYPNPFGSRTTIEYALPEAQHVDLRVFDLMGRHVTTLYQGEQAAGLHRVQWHGLDQHQHPVANGVYFYRLQSQTWTHTRKMTLIR, from the coding sequence ATGTTGCGCCCTCTTCTCCTGGCTTCTTTGCTTTGTGTGCCTGGCTTTGCAGCCAGGGCCGCTGCGCCCGCATGGCATTTCGTTTCTCACACTGCGGCCCCTCCGGTAACAAACACAGAAGACCCAAAAACAACTACGCCAACAGCTACTCAAACGCCTGTTGTCGTCAATTCTCTGCCTGACATTGCCTACAGCCTTACGGCCGGCTCTTTCACCATCAATCTGACTGAAGTTTTTGAAGACACCGATGGTGGTGCCCTCAGTTTCTCAGCGATCTCCAACAATCGCAACGTTGCCACAACAGAGGTTGCTGGCAATATCCTCACCGTGACGCCCCTTTCGCTTGGCAGTTGCCGGATTCGCGCTACAGCAAGAGACAACGACAACGGCAAAGCAGATGATACCTTTACGCTGATCATAAACAGCAACCAGCCCCCTTCTTTTGCGCCTGAAGCTGAATTCAACAAACAGGTGCTGGTATCTAACGCAGAGCCAACGGCTATCGACCTGTCTGGCCTCTTTATCGACCCAGACGGTGACAACCTTGTTTATGCCGCTGAATCTGAGGACAATGAAATTGCAACAGTTGAGATTAACGATGAGACCTTGCAACTCAACCCCGGCCAACCCGGAGAGACAAGAATCTCACTGTCTGCGAATGACCAAAATGGCGGCATTCTACTGGCGACATTTGCTGTAGAAGTGATTCTCGGTTACCCCGCAACCATGGCGGTTGACATCGGCATTACGTTTGGCGACTACCGGGACCAGGGCAATTACCGGCTCCTGGCCCTTCCTGGCAACCAGTCCATTTTCCTTGGTAACCTCATCGAGGGTGACGCTAATAAAGACTGGGTTGCATATGCACCGGACACCTCGAATACGGGCCGACTTGTGCCCTTTGAGCGGTCACCCAGCTTTGTCCTGAATCCAGGCTCAGGGCTTTGGCTGCTCAGTAAATCAGACTGGGAGCAACGCGAAGTTATCGTAGAGACGGTTCCGTTAACCAGTGAAGGCGTTTTTGAAATCCCACTACGAGCAGGCTGGAATATTATCTCAAATCCGCTTGATCAGAATATTCCCTGGTCAATTGTAGCAGCATACAACGGCGTTTCTCAGGATATCTGGCGCTGGAAACAGGGATATCGCGTCGTCAATACGTTTTATTCAACACTCAACGAAGCCGAGGCATTTTACTTTAACAATGTTGAAGGTCTCGAAAGTCTAAAGCTGCCCTATTCGTTTCAGACAGCGGCTGCAAGCAAAAGCGAGACACGCTACGGGCAACAGGCTACGGGCATTCAGCAGCCGGCAATCATACTCGAAGCCACGCATGGCCCGTCCAGCGCATCAGCTGGTGTACAGATTGTACACGCGCCGGAAGCAGAAGACGGTTTTGACGGTCGCGACAAATATGCGCCACCCGTCTATTTTGATGCGTTTTCGCTGCTAATCGCGCCGGCGCATCCAGACTTTGCCCAACAGAAACTTGCAGTTGAAGCCAGAAGCACCTCGAATGAGGCACAGCTATACGACCTCGAACTAACCGCTCCCGAAGCAGGACCGGTCACACTCCAACTCTCCGGTACGTTTGATGAAGATGTAGTTCTGGTAAATCGCCTCGACACCCAACATTACCGTTTAAAAGACGACCCATTACCCACCCTCCATCTGGAAGAGCAGGTCACCCCGTTTACGCTGCTTGTTGGTGGCCGCGATGCCGTTGAAGAAGCCTTACGTAGCCTGAAGCCAAGCATTTATTCGCTTAAGCCAAACTATCCCAACCCGTTTGGCTCGCGCACGACCATAGAATATGCCCTACCCGAAGCACAGCACGTTGACTTGAGGGTTTTCGACTTGATGGGGCGGCATGTAACTACGCTTTACCAGGGAGAACAGGCAGCCGGCCTGCACCGCGTCCAGTGGCACGGGCTCGATCAGCACCAACACCCCGTAGCTAATGGTGTTTATTTCTACCGGCTTCAATCCCAAACGTGGACCCACACGCGCAAGATGACCCTCATTCGCTAA